A portion of the Thalassotalea sp. LPB0316 genome contains these proteins:
- a CDS encoding methyl-accepting chemotaxis protein — translation MIQKLKFAHKIIIVAASLLILALTISTTNHYLAVKQDTKTNLTRAISEISDSVSLNIANWLNGKLAIVEALAKSAGTSQEQLFLERTAVMADNAGDFKNSYVAIERTGQFILDDKSIVLPADFDPRQRPWYTQAKQQGKSSFTEPYIDVTTNELLISAVAPVQAQGRFLGVAGGDILLDEIATIINSLDFLELGNAFLMTREGKILSHPNPKVVDKHFSTLFGTTPALSSELVELADDTRIVSFIPIKGIESVTWYLGVVLDKEKAYQPLAQARTRAIVFGVFSVIVTIVLLHILLGQLLKPIHGLTKAIKRISEGDGDLTQRLEVRSQDEIGQLSHYVNNFIDTIHQSMKQTHEAAKALNEQIEQVRQSSQYGIELAQQQLIGGEHIATAVTQLNGSVTEISGNAQTASDLTSQMHERSESGVTALSNNINAIEQLTNNISESSQEIEKLSIEAENIGKILDVIKGISSQTNLLALNAAIEAARAGEMGRGFAVVADEVRQLAQLTQESTQEIEGLIENLQIGTSSVVQTMHESQQNSASSVELANQADIQMKEIINALTQVDNENHAVASATKQQVDMIQSIDQDVHNMMALNDQGVSSLKQTNQACDLLQSEFESLNTLVSKFKV, via the coding sequence ATGATCCAGAAACTCAAGTTTGCCCACAAAATCATCATCGTGGCGGCAAGTTTACTCATTCTCGCGTTAACTATTTCTACGACCAATCACTATCTTGCAGTCAAACAAGATACCAAAACTAATTTAACACGAGCAATTAGCGAAATTTCGGATTCTGTTTCGCTAAATATTGCCAACTGGCTCAACGGTAAATTAGCGATTGTAGAAGCACTTGCTAAAAGCGCCGGCACAAGCCAAGAGCAACTTTTTTTAGAGCGCACAGCGGTGATGGCGGATAACGCAGGTGACTTTAAAAACAGTTACGTTGCAATAGAGCGCACGGGGCAATTTATTCTTGATGACAAATCAATTGTCTTGCCTGCCGATTTTGATCCGCGCCAACGCCCTTGGTACACCCAAGCTAAACAGCAAGGAAAATCGTCATTTACCGAGCCATATATTGATGTAACCACCAACGAGTTGTTAATTTCTGCAGTTGCTCCGGTGCAAGCACAAGGTCGATTTTTAGGTGTCGCAGGCGGTGATATTTTACTCGACGAGATCGCAACAATAATTAACTCATTGGACTTTCTCGAACTGGGTAATGCTTTTTTAATGACCAGAGAGGGAAAAATACTGAGCCATCCTAACCCTAAAGTGGTTGATAAGCATTTCTCAACACTGTTTGGTACAACGCCCGCTTTATCTTCAGAATTAGTCGAATTAGCCGATGACACCCGCATCGTGTCATTCATCCCGATCAAAGGAATTGAATCGGTAACTTGGTATTTAGGCGTTGTCCTCGACAAAGAAAAGGCATACCAACCTTTAGCACAAGCAAGAACTAGAGCAATAGTCTTTGGCGTGTTTTCGGTTATTGTCACCATTGTGCTCTTACATATACTGCTTGGCCAACTGTTAAAACCAATTCACGGTTTAACTAAGGCTATTAAGCGAATTTCAGAAGGCGATGGCGATTTAACACAACGCCTTGAAGTGAGAAGCCAAGATGAAATAGGTCAACTCTCACACTATGTTAATAACTTCATCGACACCATCCATCAGTCGATGAAGCAAACCCACGAAGCAGCCAAAGCCTTAAACGAGCAAATAGAGCAAGTTCGCCAAAGCTCCCAGTATGGTATTGAACTTGCCCAACAGCAGTTAATCGGTGGTGAACACATTGCCACAGCGGTAACACAACTTAACGGTTCAGTCACCGAGATTTCCGGCAACGCCCAAACCGCCTCAGACTTAACGTCTCAAATGCACGAGCGCTCGGAGTCAGGTGTAACAGCATTATCAAATAATATTAATGCGATTGAGCAGCTTACTAATAACATTAGCGAATCTAGTCAAGAAATTGAAAAACTTAGTATTGAAGCGGAAAATATTGGCAAGATCCTCGATGTAATTAAAGGTATTAGTTCACAAACCAATTTACTGGCCTTGAATGCTGCAATTGAAGCCGCTCGCGCGGGTGAAATGGGCCGAGGATTCGCCGTTGTTGCAGATGAAGTAAGACAACTCGCTCAGCTCACTCAAGAATCAACGCAAGAAATTGAAGGATTAATCGAAAACCTCCAAATCGGTACCTCATCAGTGGTTCAAACCATGCATGAAAGCCAGCAAAATAGCGCTTCAAGTGTTGAGCTTGCCAATCAAGCCGATATTCAAATGAAAGAAATTATCAACGCTTTAACCCAAGTTGATAACGAAAATCACGCGGTGGCGAGTGCGACAAAACAACAAGTAGACATGATCCAATCAATCGATCAAGATGTGCACAACATGATGGCACTCAACGATCAAGGGGTAAGTTCTCTCAAGCAGACCAACCAAGCCTGTGATTTACTGCAGTCAGAGTTTGAAAGCTTAAATACACTGGTATCAAAATTTAAAGTGTAG
- a CDS encoding ATP-binding protein, producing MIKALIARLLTRTNLLFVGMLLLVQMSFSVAGQAVDHQPLRIALPDKASLALHSAGNFEQVVNLMQEYWQDWSIDNQREIEFIRLPSSHAIEALQDNLVDVVAITATREHSNTLVSIPYAKYHQRIFRRLDADNTSQIVMAIHAPNNLIQASMTPAVQRTFYHSLDDVLDNYQNYNVIYSVQPWELEKQLAERGLNDIFYVSENDTPDIYFRMAFRSSDEALALKVNDDLRQISKLQAQLWTDKYIIKGENRFALTLGEYELTLSANDKRYVLHHPHLRFPSLPEGFPPYFITDSFNHIGATGFSVDLLNTLTNKLGVTFEPVYLASLALAEQAVLSRELDFYHLHVNDQERYPYLKFSNTLINTNLSLITRNNDVLSNHISSLTNEIIGVVDGFVSTEALINRLPNATFKYYQSLKELFGALASGDVNAIIEPSLSASYCIKQNGYAHFTVQPLHGFLDNIPMSFATVPANADLIVLLNRALNAIDSERYEALYAKWNTAAFSEGDIYQQVAVIYQKAGYILLTIFFMSVLMTIFYLRQLRLRKAAQHEAEQALVVAEKARAAAEQSGIAKTSFLARMSHEIRTPMNGVFGMAEALRYTELDKHQRDLLTTLTHSADNLLVILNDVLDFSKMDAGKLTLESVPVNLTELANNVISAFTPVAEQKNLQLTLKIDSELASQYMLDPTRLTQVLNNLVSNALKFTESGSVEVNIDLDKREHIDGSQYDSVSFAVIDSGIGIAPEQQNLLFSPFLQADSAITRRFGGTGLGLSICQEIINAMGSKIATKSVEGEGSTFYFTIAMKAVPVEKAACQVKQVNIQALSDFSTMKVLLVEDNIVNVKVLTAQLERLAIRPDLAYNGEEGLALHKQHQYDLIISDCHMPVMDGFELAKTITGMAKTKPFWLVAVTADALADTAKKCLDAGFNDYMTKPCPQDQITEKMQRAYDELQRQKYALAASASHGVNIAEGETQDATHGKLFCGQRLMRRNNNDKVLTTRVCQLFLDTWQEEIAQLECALAQDNFDQISAIAHKFKGSLRYLAVSEIEQPLTRIEKYANSQDSQQLSLAVTEFIALVKVSANEIAQWLNNQS from the coding sequence ATGATCAAAGCATTGATAGCTAGATTACTTACTCGAACGAATTTATTATTTGTCGGGATGTTGTTGTTGGTACAAATGTCTTTTAGTGTTGCTGGCCAAGCTGTCGATCATCAGCCATTGCGCATAGCCTTACCAGATAAGGCGTCTTTAGCTTTGCATTCGGCAGGAAATTTTGAACAAGTTGTCAATTTGATGCAGGAATATTGGCAAGATTGGAGTATTGATAATCAACGTGAAATAGAGTTTATACGGTTACCTAGTAGCCATGCCATTGAAGCGCTGCAGGATAATTTGGTTGACGTCGTTGCAATTACTGCAACTCGTGAACACTCCAATACATTAGTAAGTATACCGTATGCTAAATATCACCAACGTATCTTTAGACGATTAGATGCTGATAACACCTCGCAAATTGTGATGGCAATTCATGCGCCGAATAATCTCATTCAGGCTTCGATGACGCCTGCGGTGCAAAGAACCTTTTATCACAGCCTTGATGATGTTTTAGATAATTACCAAAACTACAATGTGATTTACTCGGTACAGCCTTGGGAGTTAGAAAAGCAACTTGCCGAAAGAGGCTTAAATGATATTTTTTATGTCAGTGAAAATGATACACCTGATATTTATTTTCGCATGGCATTTCGCAGTAGCGATGAAGCATTAGCGCTCAAGGTAAACGACGATCTTCGCCAAATAAGTAAGCTCCAAGCGCAGTTATGGACTGATAAATACATTATCAAAGGGGAAAATCGCTTTGCCTTAACTCTAGGTGAATATGAGTTAACACTGTCAGCAAATGATAAGCGCTATGTTTTGCATCACCCACATTTGCGCTTTCCTTCGCTCCCTGAAGGGTTTCCGCCCTATTTTATTACCGATAGTTTCAATCATATTGGTGCTACTGGGTTTTCCGTTGACCTTCTCAATACTTTAACCAATAAACTCGGTGTCACTTTTGAGCCGGTTTATCTCGCCTCATTAGCTTTAGCTGAGCAGGCTGTGTTATCTCGTGAGCTCGATTTTTATCACTTGCATGTCAACGATCAGGAACGTTATCCCTATTTAAAGTTTTCCAATACCTTAATTAACACCAATTTGAGTTTGATCACGCGAAATAATGATGTTTTAAGTAATCACATATCGAGCTTAACAAACGAAATTATTGGGGTAGTGGACGGTTTTGTCAGCACCGAGGCGTTAATAAATCGTTTGCCCAATGCAACATTTAAGTACTATCAATCGCTTAAAGAGCTCTTTGGTGCTCTCGCATCGGGTGATGTTAATGCGATCATTGAGCCCTCACTTTCTGCATCCTATTGCATTAAGCAGAATGGTTATGCGCACTTTACCGTGCAACCGTTACACGGTTTTCTCGACAATATTCCGATGTCATTTGCCACGGTACCAGCCAACGCCGATTTGATTGTCTTGCTTAATCGCGCATTAAACGCTATCGATTCTGAGCGCTATGAAGCGCTCTATGCCAAGTGGAATACAGCGGCCTTTAGCGAAGGGGATATCTACCAGCAGGTCGCGGTTATCTATCAAAAAGCCGGTTATATCTTGCTCACGATATTTTTTATGAGTGTGTTGATGACGATTTTTTACTTGAGACAACTGCGTTTAAGAAAAGCTGCGCAACACGAGGCTGAGCAAGCGCTAGTCGTCGCAGAAAAAGCGCGAGCGGCTGCCGAGCAGTCAGGTATAGCAAAAACCAGTTTCCTCGCTCGTATGAGCCATGAAATTAGAACGCCGATGAATGGTGTGTTTGGTATGGCTGAAGCGCTACGCTACACCGAACTAGATAAACATCAGCGTGACTTATTAACTACCTTAACGCATTCAGCTGACAACCTTTTAGTGATTTTGAATGATGTTTTGGATTTCTCCAAAATGGATGCTGGAAAATTAACGCTTGAGAGTGTGCCAGTGAATTTAACTGAGTTGGCGAATAATGTGATCAGCGCGTTTACGCCGGTTGCCGAGCAAAAAAACTTACAGTTAACGCTCAAAATTGACAGTGAGCTTGCCAGTCAATATATGTTAGATCCTACTCGGTTAACTCAAGTGCTTAATAATTTAGTCTCCAATGCCTTGAAGTTTACCGAATCTGGTTCTGTCGAGGTCAATATTGACTTGGATAAACGCGAGCATATAGACGGCTCACAGTATGACAGCGTTAGCTTTGCGGTGATTGATTCGGGTATTGGTATAGCACCTGAACAACAAAATTTATTGTTTAGCCCATTTCTTCAAGCAGATAGTGCTATTACACGTCGCTTCGGTGGTACTGGTTTAGGGCTGAGTATTTGCCAAGAAATTATTAATGCGATGGGTAGTAAAATCGCAACAAAATCTGTAGAGGGTGAGGGCAGTACATTTTATTTCACCATCGCCATGAAAGCTGTGCCTGTGGAAAAAGCCGCCTGCCAAGTTAAGCAAGTAAATATACAAGCATTGTCAGACTTTTCAACGATGAAAGTGTTATTAGTTGAGGATAACATCGTCAATGTTAAGGTATTAACCGCCCAACTAGAGCGGTTAGCCATTCGCCCTGATCTTGCGTATAACGGCGAAGAAGGCTTGGCACTTCACAAACAACATCAATACGACTTAATTATTTCTGATTGCCATATGCCTGTCATGGATGGCTTTGAGTTAGCTAAAACGATTACCGGCATGGCTAAAACTAAGCCGTTTTGGTTGGTCGCGGTTACAGCTGATGCTTTAGCCGATACCGCTAAAAAATGCTTAGATGCGGGCTTTAATGATTATATGACAAAACCGTGCCCACAAGATCAAATAACAGAGAAAATGCAACGCGCCTATGATGAATTGCAGCGTCAAAAATACGCGTTGGCGGCATCAGCCTCACACGGGGTTAATATCGCCGAAGGCGAAACACAGGATGCGACTCATGGTAAATTGTTTTGTGGTCAGCGCTTGATGAGGCGAAATAATAACGACAAAGTGCTTACGACACGTGTCTGCCAGTTATTTTTGGACACTTGGCAAGAAGAAATCGCGCAATTGGAGTGTGCGTTAGCGCAAGATAATTTCGATCAAATTAGCGCCATTGCCCACAAATTTAAAGGCAGTTTGCGTTACTTAGCGGTGAGTGAAATTGAGCAACCGTTAACTCGGATTGAAAAATATGCCAACAGCCAAGACAGTCAGCAACTATCTTTGGCTGTAACTGAGTTTATTGCTTTAGTAAAAGTCTCAGCTAATGAAATAGCTCAATGGCTCAATAACCAAAGTTAG
- a CDS encoding peroxiredoxin-like family protein — protein sequence MRVVTAVLSLCLSFSVLAKPIAESADEVSPLLNGQHIPKVDVVTIDNQQISLSQFLDNKKTILFFYRGGWCPFCNTQMGQLKQIEGQLKTMGYQLVGISTDTPEDLQKSIDKMTLPYQLLSDYNSQVSQAFGLAFFSSQKVTERYLAKLKLTNPLQKNSAGDERLVLPVPAVYLIDEKGLVQFSYVNPNFKVRLDETVLLAAAKAAM from the coding sequence ATGAGAGTTGTTACCGCCGTGCTATCACTGTGTTTAAGTTTCAGTGTGTTAGCTAAACCAATTGCTGAAAGTGCTGACGAAGTTAGCCCGCTACTCAACGGCCAGCATATTCCAAAGGTCGATGTTGTGACGATCGACAATCAACAAATATCACTCAGCCAATTTCTCGATAACAAGAAGACCATTTTATTCTTTTATCGCGGTGGTTGGTGCCCATTTTGTAATACCCAGATGGGGCAACTAAAGCAAATTGAAGGTCAACTCAAAACAATGGGGTATCAGCTAGTAGGCATATCAACAGATACACCAGAAGACCTTCAAAAAAGTATCGATAAAATGACATTACCTTATCAGTTGTTATCAGATTACAACTCACAAGTGAGCCAAGCGTTTGGTCTAGCGTTTTTCAGCTCACAAAAAGTCACTGAACGCTACCTTGCCAAACTCAAGTTAACCAACCCATTACAGAAAAACAGTGCAGGTGATGAGCGTTTAGTTTTGCCAGTGCCCGCTGTTTATTTGATTGACGAAAAAGGCCTAGTTCAATTTAGTTATGTCAATCCGAACTTTAAAGTGCGATTAGATGAAACCGTATTACTCGCAGCAGCTAAAGCAGCCATGTGA
- the hutG gene encoding N-formylglutamate deformylase: MSEQAPIFNLYQGNQPLLISMPHNGQAIPSEIKATMTETALAVPDTDWYLDKLYDFAQAMGVSVINPTYNRYVIDLNRNTNGENLYPGANSTELCPTTAFDLSPLYQEGKKPTEAEIARRIDTYWQPYHQALAQEIARLKAQHGYVVLLEAHSILSHVPRFFDGQLPDFNFGNNLGESCQQTLIEAIEAIDFSPYSQITNGRFKGGFITRHFGQPSQCVEAVQLELSQATYLDEQTLSYNQTKAEQVKPKLKALVSSLLRYAQQQSQEAAK, encoded by the coding sequence ATGAGTGAGCAAGCGCCTATTTTCAACCTTTATCAAGGTAATCAACCACTTTTGATCTCCATGCCACATAATGGTCAAGCGATCCCAAGTGAAATCAAAGCAACTATGACCGAAACAGCGCTGGCTGTGCCCGACACCGACTGGTATCTCGACAAGTTGTATGACTTTGCTCAAGCAATGGGTGTAAGCGTTATCAATCCAACCTACAATCGTTATGTCATCGATCTGAACCGCAACACCAATGGGGAAAATTTATACCCAGGCGCTAACAGCACCGAGCTATGCCCGACCACTGCCTTTGATTTATCACCATTGTACCAAGAGGGTAAAAAGCCAACGGAAGCCGAAATAGCACGTCGAATCGACACTTATTGGCAGCCTTACCATCAAGCTTTAGCCCAAGAAATTGCACGACTCAAAGCGCAACACGGCTATGTCGTTTTACTTGAAGCGCATTCTATCTTATCGCATGTCCCTCGTTTTTTTGACGGCCAATTACCCGACTTTAATTTTGGCAACAATCTAGGCGAAAGCTGCCAACAAACCTTGATAGAAGCCATTGAAGCGATAGATTTTTCACCTTATAGCCAAATAACCAATGGGCGTTTTAAAGGCGGCTTTATCACACGCCATTTTGGTCAACCAAGCCAGTGTGTGGAAGCCGTTCAGCTCGAGTTATCACAAGCAACTTACCTCGATGAGCAAACCCTAAGTTATAATCAAACTAAGGCTGAACAAGTTAAACCAAAACTCAAAGCGCTAGTATCGAGTTTATTGCGCTATGCTCAACAACAATCACAAGAGGCTGCCAAGTAA
- a CDS encoding formimidoylglutamate deiminase has product MKLFAKNILLATGWAKDQLLTIEQGVIQVITDGSEQQADQVVATVIPGMVNCHSHAFQRAFAGFSEQGSEGKDSFWTWRNVMYQFLEQLSVEDAELIATQLYIEMLKAGYTRVAEFHYLHHDNNGQPYTKLSEMAKALFKASKNSGLGLTMLPVLYQYSGFGQQPPNHGQRRFINSIEQFNQLVSDCAQLAQETPNTNVGIAPHSLRATDKEGINQAVAHVRSIDKQAPIHIHIAEQQKEVDDCIAHYGKRPVQWLLDNITVDKHWCFIHATHIDESELSGMIETGAIAGICPTTEANLGDGIFPTTEFMARQGTIAIGSDSHISVNPVEELRLLEYAQRLIKQQRAILATTATPSVGLNLWQQAAKGGAQSTSSNTGEIAVGKQADLLVLDQAKLNCFATGDKYNLDSLIFASQSNCIKDVMVNGQWVIQDYHHPLEQQSQASFSELLAKLSS; this is encoded by the coding sequence ATGAAACTTTTTGCCAAAAATATCTTGCTAGCCACAGGCTGGGCAAAGGATCAATTACTCACCATTGAACAGGGCGTTATCCAAGTAATTACTGATGGCAGCGAGCAACAGGCTGACCAAGTCGTAGCAACAGTAATTCCAGGTATGGTGAATTGTCACTCCCACGCTTTTCAGCGCGCCTTTGCCGGTTTTAGCGAGCAAGGTAGTGAGGGTAAAGACAGCTTTTGGACATGGCGCAATGTGATGTATCAATTCTTAGAGCAACTCAGCGTTGAAGATGCCGAACTTATTGCTACTCAGCTTTACATTGAAATGCTTAAAGCAGGTTACACCCGAGTCGCCGAGTTTCATTATTTACATCACGACAATAACGGCCAACCTTATACCAAGCTCAGTGAAATGGCTAAAGCGCTATTTAAGGCCAGTAAAAATTCTGGCTTAGGCTTAACCATGTTACCGGTGCTCTATCAATACAGCGGTTTTGGTCAACAGCCGCCAAATCACGGTCAGCGTCGCTTTATCAATTCAATCGAGCAATTTAATCAGTTAGTCAGTGATTGTGCTCAGCTAGCACAAGAAACGCCTAACACCAATGTAGGTATTGCACCACATTCACTGCGAGCCACCGACAAAGAAGGTATTAACCAAGCAGTGGCCCATGTTCGTAGTATCGATAAACAGGCGCCAATCCATATTCACATTGCCGAGCAACAAAAAGAAGTTGACGATTGTATCGCTCACTACGGCAAAAGACCGGTGCAATGGTTATTAGATAATATCACTGTTGATAAACACTGGTGTTTCATCCATGCAACTCATATTGATGAGAGCGAACTATCAGGTATGATTGAAACCGGCGCAATTGCGGGGATCTGCCCGACCACCGAAGCCAATTTAGGTGATGGTATTTTCCCTACTACTGAATTCATGGCGCGCCAAGGCACAATAGCTATCGGTTCTGATTCACATATCTCGGTAAACCCAGTTGAAGAGCTAAGATTGCTCGAATACGCTCAACGCCTAATTAAGCAACAAAGAGCAATTTTAGCGACTACCGCAACGCCATCGGTTGGCTTAAATTTATGGCAACAAGCCGCTAAAGGCGGCGCACAATCAACGAGCTCCAACACCGGTGAAATCGCTGTCGGCAAGCAAGCAGATTTATTGGTGCTCGATCAAGCCAAACTCAATTGTTTTGCTACGGGCGACAAATACAACCTCGACAGCTTGATATTTGCTAGCCAAAGCAACTGTATCAAAGATGTTATGGTCAATGGCCAGTGGGTGATCCAAGATTATCACCACCCACTTGAACAACAAAGCCAAGCAAGCTTTAGCGAGCTATTAGCTAAATTATCGAGCTAG
- the fdhD gene encoding formate dehydrogenase accessory sulfurtransferase FdhD, giving the protein MSKQGVSEHSNPALVTISKLKQTGTLRERLSDQLAIEAPLLIVVVIKQQPIELATIMRTPGDDQALALGFLLSEHIIKSAEDVSDIDVSEDNEITLTLAEHIKLAKQHARTFTSYSGCGICGKASIKQLALNAQRKIDEQTRWLDLIAVVNATNELKSRQTLFNQTGAVHGAALVELINGQVSWLACKEDVGRHNAVDKIIGEHLLTAKPNKYILLLSGRISFELVQKAVMAGISVIAAIGAPSSLALQTAQQFNLTLLGFIGNEQANIYCNEWRLTDSNLESTIEQK; this is encoded by the coding sequence ATGAGCAAACAAGGCGTGAGCGAACATTCAAATCCAGCTTTAGTCACCATTAGTAAACTCAAGCAAACGGGCACATTGCGTGAACGCCTTAGTGATCAACTCGCCATAGAAGCGCCGCTATTAATTGTCGTTGTTATCAAACAGCAACCAATAGAACTAGCCACGATTATGCGAACCCCCGGCGATGATCAAGCACTCGCTTTAGGCTTTTTATTAAGTGAGCACATTATTAAATCGGCAGAGGATGTCAGCGATATCGATGTCAGTGAAGACAACGAGATAACGCTCACCTTAGCCGAGCATATCAAGCTAGCTAAACAGCACGCTCGCACATTTACCAGTTATTCTGGTTGTGGTATCTGTGGTAAAGCGAGTATTAAGCAATTAGCATTGAATGCCCAGCGCAAGATTGATGAACAAACTCGATGGCTAGATTTAATCGCCGTGGTTAACGCTACTAATGAGTTAAAAAGCCGCCAAACCCTATTCAATCAAACCGGTGCCGTTCACGGCGCGGCATTAGTTGAACTTATTAATGGGCAAGTATCCTGGTTAGCTTGCAAAGAAGACGTTGGTCGCCACAATGCTGTTGACAAAATAATCGGTGAACACTTACTTACTGCAAAGCCCAATAAATATATATTATTACTTAGCGGCCGCATTAGTTTCGAGTTAGTACAAAAAGCGGTAATGGCGGGCATTAGTGTGATTGCCGCGATCGGTGCACCGTCAAGCTTAGCGCTACAAACGGCACAACAGTTTAACCTGACCTTATTGGGCTTTATTGGCAACGAACAAGCTAATATTTATTGTAATGAATGGCGTTTAACTGACAGCAACTTGGAGAGCACAATTGAGCAAAAATAA